The following are from one region of the Flavobacteriaceae bacterium UJ101 genome:
- a CDS encoding uncharacterized protein (Contains 2 4Fe-4S ferredoxin-type domains.; KEGG: gfo:GFO_1637 UJ101; Oxidoreductases) has translation MKIFSSVLFIALLIIGFGFFAKNIKKLIRNIQLGRDVDRTDNASERWMTMARVALGQGKMTVRPIAGILHIIVYLGFIIINIELLEIIIDGIFGTHRVFSFMGGFYDFLIASFELLAFLVIVSVVVFWIRRNIVRIKRFWNPEMEGFPKNDANYILYIEFVLMVLFLTMNAADYKLQLMGEYHQAGSFPISQYIAHLLPENSTVLVIIEKAAWWLHIAGILFFMNYLYYSKHLHILLAFPNTYFSKLEPKGQLTNLESVTKEVKMMMDPNADPFAAAPAGEEGSVPEKFGASDATDLNWVQLMNAYTCTECGRCTSVCPANITGKKLSPRKIMMDTRDRIEEIGKNVDQNGEFKPDNKQLLGDYISHEELWACTSCNACVDACPVLIDPLSIIVDLRRFLVMEQSAAPQELNIMMTNIENNSAPWQFGQADRLNWKDEA, from the coding sequence ATGAAGATTTTCTCTAGTGTATTATTTATTGCGTTATTAATAATAGGTTTTGGTTTCTTTGCTAAAAACATAAAAAAATTAATACGTAACATTCAGTTAGGTAGAGATGTAGATCGTACAGATAATGCTTCTGAACGATGGATGACAATGGCTCGTGTAGCATTAGGTCAAGGTAAAATGACGGTTAGACCTATAGCAGGAATTCTTCATATCATTGTCTACTTAGGTTTTATTATCATTAACATAGAATTACTTGAAATTATCATTGATGGAATTTTTGGAACTCATCGTGTTTTTTCTTTTATGGGAGGTTTTTATGATTTTTTAATTGCTTCTTTTGAATTATTAGCCTTTTTAGTTATTGTTTCCGTTGTCGTTTTCTGGATTCGTAGAAATATTGTAAGAATCAAACGTTTTTGGAATCCTGAGATGGAAGGTTTTCCAAAGAATGATGCCAATTATATATTATATATTGAATTTGTATTGATGGTTTTATTTTTAACCATGAATGCTGCTGATTATAAATTACAATTAATGGGAGAATATCATCAAGCGGGTAGTTTTCCCATCTCACAATATATAGCTCATTTACTTCCTGAAAATAGTACTGTGCTAGTTATTATAGAAAAAGCAGCTTGGTGGTTACATATTGCAGGTATTTTATTTTTCATGAATTATTTATACTATTCTAAACACTTGCATATTTTATTAGCATTTCCGAATACCTATTTCTCAAAATTAGAACCTAAAGGACAATTAACTAACTTAGAATCGGTAACAAAAGAAGTTAAAATGATGATGGACCCTAACGCAGATCCATTTGCCGCAGCTCCTGCAGGAGAAGAGGGAAGTGTACCTGAGAAATTTGGTGCAAGTGATGCTACCGATTTAAATTGGGTACAATTGATGAATGCTTATACTTGTACCGAATGTGGACGTTGTACATCAGTTTGTCCAGCCAATATTACAGGAAAAAAATTATCTCCTCGTAAAATCATGATGGATACACGTGATCGTATTGAAGAAATTGGGAAAAACGTTGATCAAAATGGAGAATTTAAGCCAGATAATAAACAATTATTAGGAGATTATATCTCCCACGAAGAATTATGGGCTTGTACTTCATGTAATGCTTGTGTTGATGCTTGTCCAGTTTTAATTGATCCTTTATCTATTATTGTAGATTTAAGACGATTCCTAGTAATGGAACAATCAGCAGCTCCACAAGAGTTAAATATTATGATGACTAATATTGAAAATAATAGTGCTCCTTGGCAATTTGGACAAGCAGATCGCCTAAATTGGAAGGATGAAGCCTAA
- the glcD gene encoding (S)-2-hydroxy-acid oxidase (Contains 2 4Fe-4S ferredoxin-type domains.; KEGG: dti:Desti_0036 glycolate oxidase) — translation MSNLNVPTMAEYMTQGKSPEVLFWVGCAGSFDDRAKKITKAFVKILNKANVEFAVLGTEEGCTGDPAKRAGNEFLFQMQAMMNIEVMNAYEVKKIVTACPHCFNTIKNEYPSLGGKYEVMHHTQFINGLLNDGRLKIEGGSFKGKRIVFHDPCYLGRANDEYEAPRILIQKLDAELVEMKRCKSKGLCCGAGGAQMFKEPEKGDKDINVERTEEALEQKPGIIATGCPFCNTMMTDGVKAKEKEKDVSVLDLAELIATAEDL, via the coding sequence ATGAGTAACTTAAATGTTCCAACAATGGCAGAATATATGACGCAAGGAAAATCGCCAGAAGTTCTATTTTGGGTAGGATGTGCAGGAAGTTTTGATGATCGAGCTAAAAAAATCACCAAAGCCTTTGTGAAAATTCTAAATAAAGCTAACGTAGAATTTGCCGTTCTAGGAACAGAAGAAGGATGTACAGGTGATCCCGCAAAACGTGCTGGGAATGAATTTTTATTTCAAATGCAAGCTATGATGAATATTGAAGTCATGAATGCTTATGAAGTTAAAAAAATTGTTACTGCATGTCCACATTGTTTTAATACGATTAAAAATGAATATCCTTCGTTAGGTGGAAAATATGAAGTTATGCATCATACACAATTTATAAACGGGTTATTAAATGACGGTCGTTTGAAAATTGAAGGTGGAAGTTTTAAAGGAAAACGTATTGTATTTCATGATCCTTGTTATTTAGGTCGTGCTAACGATGAATATGAAGCTCCTCGTATCTTAATTCAGAAATTAGATGCTGAATTAGTAGAAATGAAACGATGTAAGTCTAAAGGTCTTTGTTGTGGAGCAGGAGGAGCACAGATGTTCAAAGAACCTGAAAAAGGAGATAAGGATATCAATGTTGAGCGTACAGAAGAAGCTTTAGAACAAAAACCCGGTATTATCGCTACAGGATGCCCATTTTGTAATACCATGATGACAGATGGTGTAAAAGCCAAAGAAAAAGAAAAAGATGTTTCTGTTTTAGATTTAGCTGAACTAATTGCTACAGCGGAAGATTTATAA
- a CDS encoding thioredoxin-disulfide reductase (KEGG: ble:BleG1_2057 thioredoxin reductase (NADPH)), which produces MLDVLIIGGGPIGMACGIEAKKAKLSYKIIEKGALVNSLYNYPVNMTFFSSSEKLEIGNVPFMSVNNRPTRNESLEYFRRVQQRWDLNIHLFEKVEKVIKKEDETFIIQTSKDTYQAKNIVIATGFYDRPHLLNVPGEDLAKVKHYYDDPHFYINQKVAVIGASNSAIDAALETYRKGADVTLIIREKEVSHRVKYWVRPDIINRIEEGSIKAYYQSEVEKITLRNIIINTPQGKKELENDWVLAMTGYEPDFELLKSVGIHLQDDGLKTPQYDSETQESNVKGIFLAGVICGGLRTNTWFIENSRIHANQIMGTIKGEKLQV; this is translated from the coding sequence ATGTTAGACGTATTAATCATTGGAGGAGGACCAATAGGAATGGCTTGCGGGATTGAAGCTAAAAAAGCCAAATTGAGTTACAAAATTATTGAAAAAGGAGCATTAGTTAATTCTTTATATAATTATCCAGTGAATATGACATTTTTTTCCAGTTCTGAAAAATTAGAAATTGGAAATGTACCTTTTATGTCTGTAAACAATCGTCCAACTCGTAACGAGTCATTAGAATATTTTCGAAGAGTTCAACAACGTTGGGATTTGAATATTCATCTGTTTGAAAAAGTAGAAAAAGTTATTAAAAAAGAAGATGAAACTTTTATAATTCAAACTTCAAAAGATACATATCAGGCTAAAAATATTGTGATTGCTACCGGCTTTTACGATCGTCCTCATTTATTAAATGTTCCAGGAGAAGATTTAGCTAAAGTGAAACACTATTATGATGATCCCCATTTCTATATTAATCAAAAAGTTGCAGTTATAGGTGCTTCAAATTCAGCTATTGATGCCGCTTTGGAAACCTACCGCAAAGGAGCTGATGTGACTTTAATTATTCGAGAAAAAGAAGTGAGTCATCGTGTAAAATATTGGGTAAGACCTGATATTATTAACCGAATAGAAGAAGGAAGTATTAAGGCTTATTATCAATCTGAAGTAGAAAAAATTACATTAAGAAATATTATCATTAATACCCCTCAAGGAAAAAAAGAATTAGAAAATGATTGGGTATTAGCTATGACAGGTTATGAACCCGATTTTGAGCTTTTAAAAAGTGTAGGTATTCATTTACAAGATGATGGATTAAAAACACCACAATATGATTCTGAAACACAAGAATCAAATGTAAAAGGAATCTTTTTGGCAGGTGTAATCTGTGGTGGGCTTAGAACAAATACATGGTTTATTGAAAATTCTAGAATTCATGCCAATCAAATTATGGGAACTATAAAAGGAGAAAAACTGCAAGTTTAA
- the ndh gene encoding NADH dehydrogenase (Alternative NADH-ubiquinone oxidoreductase which catalyzes the oxidation of mitochondrial NADH does not translocate protons across the inner mitochondrial membrane (By similarity). Calcium-dependent NAD(P)H dehydrogenas; more efficient on NADH. Binds calcium ions; Belongs to the NADH dehydrogenase family; Contains 1 EF-hand domain.; KEGG: saci:Sinac_3357 NADH dehydrogenase): MEKKVYIPESKYPRIVVVGAGFAGIHFIKKLKNKPYQIVLLDENNFHQFPPLFYQVATSGLEPDSIVFSIRKVFQNYKNFVFRMAKVKQIVQEQNCLHTDIGIIDYDHLVIATGSTNNFYGMSDVEENSIGLKTIQESLDIRSHILQNLEKAVNTSDLEEKQQHSTIIIVGGGPAGVEMAGSIAEFHRFIYKKDYPDLHLNPLKIYLIEAGGKLLSAMTDKSSKDTLKDLEKLDVKVLLNTAVESYDGERVVLSDKQNFKSSTLIWTAGVKGQFPEGIQPDIVQRGNRLKVNGFNRIENTKNIYAIGDVAYMETETYPNGHPMVAPAAIQQGEHLADNFLNNFKKEFKYFDKGSLATIGKKKAVADLKNMHFNGFFAWLIWSTVHLMSISGFKNKLRVGLNWMNSYFSYDKNNRLIIRKYKR; the protein is encoded by the coding sequence ATGGAAAAAAAAGTATATATACCTGAAAGTAAATATCCTCGAATAGTGGTTGTTGGAGCTGGATTTGCTGGAATTCATTTTATAAAGAAACTTAAAAATAAACCCTATCAAATTGTTTTATTAGATGAAAATAATTTTCATCAATTTCCACCACTTTTTTATCAAGTAGCAACCAGTGGGTTAGAACCTGATTCTATTGTTTTTTCCATTAGAAAAGTTTTTCAGAATTATAAAAACTTTGTTTTTAGAATGGCCAAAGTGAAGCAAATTGTTCAAGAACAAAATTGTTTACACACAGATATTGGGATTATTGATTATGACCATTTAGTTATAGCAACAGGAAGTACCAATAACTTTTATGGTATGAGTGATGTTGAAGAAAATAGTATCGGTTTAAAAACGATTCAAGAGTCATTGGATATTAGAAGTCATATTCTACAAAATTTAGAAAAAGCCGTTAATACAAGTGATTTAGAAGAAAAACAACAGCATTCTACGATTATAATAGTAGGAGGAGGGCCTGCTGGAGTAGAAATGGCCGGTTCAATAGCAGAATTTCATCGCTTTATCTATAAAAAAGATTATCCTGATTTGCATTTAAACCCTTTAAAAATATATTTAATAGAAGCAGGAGGTAAGCTATTATCAGCTATGACGGATAAATCTTCTAAAGATACTTTAAAAGATTTAGAGAAGTTAGATGTGAAGGTACTATTGAATACAGCAGTTGAAAGTTACGATGGAGAAAGGGTAGTACTTTCTGATAAGCAAAATTTTAAAAGTTCTACACTAATTTGGACTGCAGGAGTTAAAGGTCAATTTCCTGAAGGAATACAACCTGATATTGTACAGCGTGGAAATCGTTTAAAAGTAAATGGTTTTAATCGTATAGAAAATACCAAAAATATCTATGCAATTGGAGATGTGGCTTATATGGAAACTGAAACATATCCTAATGGACATCCCATGGTTGCTCCAGCAGCTATTCAACAGGGAGAGCATCTTGCAGACAATTTTTTAAATAATTTTAAGAAAGAATTTAAGTATTTTGATAAAGGTTCTTTAGCTACAATTGGAAAGAAAAAAGCAGTTGCCGATTTAAAGAATATGCACTTTAATGGTTTTTTCGCATGGCTTATATGGTCAACGGTTCATTTAATGTCCATTAGTGGATTTAAAAATAAGTTACGTGTTGGTTTAAATTGGATGAATAGCTATTTTTCTTATGATAAAAATAACCGTTTGATTATTCGTAAATATAAGCGCTAA
- the amiA|amiB|amiC gene encoding N-acetylmuramoyl-L-alanine amidase (Autolysins are cell wall hydrolases involved in some important biological processes such as cell separation, cell-wall turnover, competence for genetic transformation, formation of the flagella - in particular of its basal body - and sporulation. Has a high affinity for teichoic acid-endowed peptidoglycan. LytC is required for efficient swarming motility but not at the level of cell separation or flagellum biosynthesis. Rather, LytC appears to be important for proper flagellar function; Belongs to the N-acetylmuramoyl-L-alanine amidase 3 family.; KEGG: orh:Ornrh_1803 N-acetylmuramoyl-L-alanine amidase) produces the protein MRKLSFLTFFIILFSLSFAQIKPFVVVIDAGHGGHDKGAIGSTKYAIYEKNITLDVSKRLGKLIKDRYGSNVKVIYTRTSDKFITLKGRANIANRNHADLFISIHCNSNAKTSPYGSETYVLGLHRSADNFEVAKRENSVILLEEDYKVTYEGFDPNSPESVIGLTLMQDAHLDQSIEFADDVQKHFTNIGRKNRGVKQAGFLVLRETAMPSVLIEIGFVSNAAERQFINSSKGKSKIAKSIFQSFDSYKKEFDKKNGVVIASSSTNTANNNTQVTSKEGIVYKVQLMSSKKWINKKSSNFKGLQDIERVQNDNGIYIYTYGKTSSYSAIKKKQKEARGKGYKDCFIIALKNGERVSVKSTL, from the coding sequence ATGAGAAAATTGTCCTTTTTAACCTTTTTTATTATTTTGTTTAGCCTTTCGTTTGCTCAGATTAAACCTTTTGTAGTGGTTATTGATGCAGGGCATGGAGGGCATGATAAAGGGGCTATTGGAAGTACTAAGTATGCGATTTATGAAAAAAACATCACATTAGATGTCTCTAAACGACTAGGGAAATTAATTAAAGATCGTTATGGAAGTAATGTAAAGGTGATCTATACTAGAACATCCGATAAGTTTATTACACTAAAAGGACGTGCTAATATTGCCAATCGTAATCATGCCGATTTGTTTATTTCTATACATTGTAATTCTAATGCTAAAACATCACCTTATGGTTCTGAGACCTATGTTTTAGGGTTACATCGATCAGCGGATAACTTTGAAGTGGCTAAACGTGAAAATTCCGTGATTTTATTAGAAGAAGATTATAAAGTAACATACGAAGGTTTTGATCCTAATTCTCCTGAATCTGTTATTGGATTAACTTTAATGCAAGATGCCCATTTAGATCAAAGTATTGAGTTTGCAGATGATGTTCAGAAACATTTCACAAATATTGGAAGAAAAAATAGAGGAGTGAAACAGGCTGGTTTTTTAGTATTACGTGAAACAGCAATGCCTTCTGTTTTGATTGAAATAGGTTTTGTTTCAAATGCTGCTGAACGTCAATTTATTAATTCCTCTAAAGGGAAAAGCAAGATAGCCAAATCTATTTTTCAATCGTTTGATTCTTATAAAAAGGAATTTGATAAAAAGAATGGTGTTGTTATAGCTTCATCTTCAACTAATACAGCAAATAATAACACTCAAGTCACTTCAAAAGAAGGTATTGTGTATAAAGTTCAGTTAATGTCAAGTAAAAAATGGATTAATAAAAAATCCAGTAATTTTAAAGGGTTACAAGACATTGAGCGTGTACAAAATGATAACGGTATTTACATCTATACCTATGGTAAAACATCAAGTTATTCAGCTATCAAGAAAAAGCAAAAAGAGGCAAGAGGAAAAGGGTATAAGGATTGCTTTATTATTGCATTAAAAAATGGAGAAAGAGTTTCTGTAAAAAGTACGTTATAA